TCCATTTTTCGGTTGTCTTGATAGGAAAGCAAATGTCCCTTTTGTGCACCGGTCGAAAGTAAAAGATCCGATGCCACAATGGAAGCACCATCAGCTTTGAATAGCTGTGCGAGGAAAAGCGATTCGAAGGCACGATAGGAGAGTTCGATACCGGTGAGTTCGCTAAGCTGCGAATAAGAGGCTGTTACGTAGCGTTTGTTAATGGCATCAGTTACTGTCATACCTTCGGGTGTAATCCATGCACGCCCTGCCACTACGAGAGGAAAAGGCATGGCAACGAGGCGGATACCACGATTGCGAACGAGGGTCAATTCGATACGTGTATTCACCTCCTTTTGATCGAATCGGAGAATAGCTTTGCCCGTTGCACTGAATCTGTCCTGTCGAGGGTAGTGCTCCTTGATATTGGCAAAAAGAGCAGCAGGGCTACTGACTTCCATATCGTTGCCGACACCGGATATGGACCCGAATGTATGGGCGGAACCGCATCCTGCGACAAGCAACGACACAAAAAAGACAACGACGATAAATGAAATCCCAAGGGGGCCAAACTTCTTCCTAAGCATCATTTCTTCTTTTCTGGGATATATTTTCCTTGTTCTATTTTCTTGTCTAGCATGGGACTGCCTCCTCCACCGATCTCTTTGGCCCGCTTCCATTCCAACATAGCTTTTTCTTTCTCTCCGAGCATATAGAGGACATCGCCATGGTGCTCTACGACATCAGCATCGGGGTTGTCTGCAGCCAGTCCTAAGGCTTTTTCTATGTAGAGTTTGGCCAACGTATAGTTTTCTCTTAGAAAGAATACCCAACCATAAGTGTCGAGCGAGACCGCATTGTCCGGTAACAGCTTGACGCATTGGGCTGCCATTCTTTCGGCTTTGGCCAGATCACCGCCTTCTTTGGCCAAAAAATACGCATAATTATTGAGTACTCCCACGTTACGCGGGTTCAACTCCAACGCTTTTTCGTAGTTTGCGAAGGCTTCTTCGGGCTTATTTTCTTCATAGGCAAGATCGCCTAATTGGCTATAAATATCCGATAGGCCGTTGGGATCTTTCTCTGCATCGATATGCTCCAATGCTTCTTGCAGTATGTGCTTGGCTTCTGAACCTTTTTTCTCTATATAATAGGAAATGGCATCGTAGAGGTAAATAGCGGCACACCCGGCAAATATTGTCGCGCTTGTTCGGATATGCGATGGACTTCGGTATGGTTCTGGCCGGTAACAGCTCTTCCCAGCATGAATTTCCATGCCCGTTCTTCTTTAGGAGCAAACTCCGTGATAGGTCGGCAAACCTCCATGGCATGGATAGAATCACCCTGCATTTCCAAGAGCTCGGCATAGAAAAGGCGTGCATCCACCTCAGTGGGATGGCTGGCAAGTATCTTTTCAAGCAGGATATTATACTCTTTTTTCGGTGCATCCTCTTCGTCTGTGTCGGTACCGATAAAGCGCAGGATGATCGGTAGTTTCTGCTCCGGTGCCACATCCTTGTCAGCGGCTACTTTGATCATTTCGTTGATGGCAGCTTCTTTTTCGTTCGTTCCCAAGTAATAGCTGGCCATAGCAAAATGATACAAGCCACTTGTCGAATCCGTCCGAGCTATCAGTTGCAGTTGCTCGTAGGCTTCGTCGTACTTCTCACTGTCGAGCAGAGTGCCGGCATACTTCAGCCTAAACTCATTCACTTCCGGGAATCGATTGCATAGACGGCGAAGTTCGTTCAGAGCCTTGTTGGTCTGACCGGTCATCAGGTAGAGACGTGCCCGAATCTCAGCATAGTTGGAGGCATCTGCTGCATTGACAGCATTTTGTGCCTCCATACGGTTGTATATGTATATGGCCTTGTCTATCTCTCCGGCCTGTACGTACATATTGGCCAGTTTGAACCGAAGTTCATCCTCGGAAGGGAACTGTTCGGACATCTCCTCATAAAGCCTGACAGCATCGTCAGCTCGTCCCTGGCGTTCATACACAGCACCTAATATATTGCCATAGTTCTTGTTGTCGGGATAGAGCCGATAGGCTTGTTCCAAATACCGGGTTCCTTCCTCCTGACGCCCAATGGCAAAATACAGTTTTCCCAACTCCGATAACAGAGCCGCATCGTTGGGATTCAACCGATGGCAATAGCGAAAGATGTCGAAAGCTGCAGCATAATTCTCCTGTTCTCGTTGCCGGACACCTTCATAGAAATATCGGTCGAACTTAGATGCTGTACTGTCTGTAATGGATATACTTCCGGCTACAGGAGAAATAACTAAAAGAAACAGCAGGAGAATGATAGAATGGATCCGCATCTGTGGTAGTTGAAGGGAGATTGAAAATTATTCTTTGCCCGTATGACCAAATCCGCCTGCACCTCGTTCCGTATCGGCCAATTCGTCTGTAAGCACCCATTCGGCCTGTTCATGTCTGGCGATAACAAGCTGGCAAATCCGTTCGCCATCTGCTATGGTAAAAGGAGTATTCGAGAGATTGATCATAATAATCCCTATCTCACCGCGATAATCGGCATCGATAGTCCCTGGGCTATTGACCAGCGTAATACCGTGTCGGAGAGCCAGTCCACTTCGGGGACGGATCTGTGCTTCATATCCTACCGGGAGTTCGATGAAGAGGCCTGTTGGAATGAGACGACGTTCGAGTGGCAACAACGTGATAGGCTCTTCGATGGATGCACGCAGATCCATACCGGCAGATGCCGAAGTCGCATATGCCGGCAAGGGATGATGCGAGCGATTGATAATTTTGATTTTCATTGCTTGGGTCTCTGAAAGGAAAGTGATCAACTGAGAAAAATAGTCCTTCCGGAAAACTAACGCTCTTTCCAGTCTCCGTTTTCTTTGATGAGTTCGATAAGCTGTTGTACGGCCTGCTCCTGAGGAATACCACGACGAACACATATCTTCTGTTTATACAGATCGATTCGTCCCGGACCCGCCCCTACGTAGCCATAGTCGGCATCGGCCATTTCACCCGGCCCATTGACGATACAGCCCATAATGCCGATCTTCAATTCTTTTAGATGTGCAGTTGCAGCTTTGATTCGAGCTACGGTTTCTTGCAAATTGTACAATGTACGGCCACAGCTCGGGCAGCTGATATATTCCGTCCGACTCATACGTAACCTTGTAGCTTGTAAAATACCGAAAGCCAAGTGATTCACAGCGACCGAAGGCAGTTTGTCTGCAGTAATCATAAGCCCATTGCCTCGCCCTTCAAGAAGTATAGCCCCCATGTCAGCCGACGCTTGTAGCTGAAGATCTTCCAAATCGGTGCAGTCATACCTGCGGTGCAGGATGACAGGACATCGACATCCTGCCAGCTCCAAACGATGAAGCATTGCACGCCATTCAGCTACGGGATTGATACCCACGGATTCAAGGATAATAACTGTGTCAGAGATTGCTTCAATAGTCTGTAGACAATCGTCAGTCAGATCATCCTGTCGGATGGAACGAAAAACGATATTTTCCAGCAGCATATCCTCACGATAATACCGACCATCGGCCCCGAGTACGATGTCAGGCAAGAGTTCGGTATCGAAATGATCATCTCCCTGTCTGCGGTCCGATATGACAATCGGAATGTGCTTACTTCCGATAAAGTCTCCGACAGCATATGTTTCTTGGCGCCGGAGTTTATCCCGATCGTAACGATCTGGTTGAGGAACAGCTACCGACGGGTGGCCGTTACGTTTCTCTATATAGGCAAGCAATTTGCGGGCTACCGGAATCTCATGCTCCGGATCCTCACTCAGTGAAACACGAATGGTATCGCCAATGCCATCAGCCAAAAGCGAACCTATGCCGACAGCACTCTTGATCCGCCCGTCCTCACCATCGCCAGCCTCGGTGACACCGATGTGAAGCGGATAGTGCATGTCTGCAGCATCCATTCGTTCCACAAGAAGGCGTACAGCTGCTGTCATGACCAAAGTATTCGATGCTTTCATCGAGATCACCACATCGTCGAACTCATGTTCGTGGCATACATCGAGGTATTCCATGCAGCTTTGTACCATGCCTTCAGCCGTATCGCCATAGCGCGTAAGCATACGTTCGGACAGAGAGCCATGATTGACTCCGATGCGGATGGCTCGCCCTAATCGTTTGGCATCTTCCACGAAAGAGCCGAAACGTTCTCTCACAGCTTTATGTCCCAGATCGAAAGCTTCCTCTTCAGTCAGATTGCCCCCGGACTTCATCTCGACGAAATTGCCCGGATTGATGCGCACCTTCTCCACATGCAACAGAGCTTCTTCTGCAACTTTGGGACTAAAGTGAATATCCGCTACCAATGGTATGTGATAGCCCAAACGGCATAGCCCGGCATGGATATGCTGAAGATTGGCGGCTTCACGTACACCCTGAGCCGTAAAACGGACATAATCAGCCCCTGCATCTATAATTCGAGCTGCCTGATCGACAGATGCCTGTGTGTCCATGGTGGACACATTGGCCATAGATTGTATGCGAATGGGAAAATCTCCGCCGAGAGGTGTATCACCTATTTGAGCTACGGATGTCTTGCGTCTTTTATATCCGAACAGATCGAGCATAGTCTTGCTATATTCTTTGGATTGCCGATTCGAGCGGGAACGACTCACACTACTTCGAAAAGATAATAGAGAAAAAGAAAGGCAGACTACAGCCGATAGCGGCTCATAAATAAGCCACGGCTATAGACTGCCGATCTTTTTTGTGCCGAAGACCAACGGGGCAGGACAGGGCTTTAATTCGTTTTGAAGTTGTACTTCACCTCTGCCAGCTCGCGATTGGCCTTAACGACTTTTTCTTTGAGCGACTCCTTATAGGCCTCCAGTCGAGCATAGAGAGCTTCATCGCCGGTAGCCATCATCTGGACGGCCAAAAGTGCTGCATTCTGGGCAGCATTGATCCCCACAGTAGCAACGGGGATCCCCGGAGGCATTTGAACGATGGCCAACAGAGCATCCATTCCGTCAAGAGTGGCATTGATGGGTACACCTATTACCGGAATAGACGTCATGGAAGCAATTACGCCACACAAATGAGCTGCCATACCGGCAGCAGCGATAATTACCTTGATACCGCGAGCTCTGGCCTCGTGTGCAAAAGTCTCTACTTCAGCCGGAGTACGATGAGCCGAAAGCGCCAACATCTCGAATGGAATCTGCATTTCATCGAGCATTTTGGCGGCTTTCTCCATAATGGGCAGATCGGAAGTACTACCCATGATGATGCTTACCAAAGGCTGCATTTATTGAGCTATCAGTTTTTCGTATTCGGCAGCACTCAGGAGGTTGTCGAAGTCGGCAGCATTTGCAGCCTTAACCTTGATAATCCAACCGGCACCGTAGGGATCGCTGTTTACGAGTTCGGGTTGCTCTTCCAGATCAGGGTTCACTTCCAATACCTCGCCGGCGATAGGCATCATCAGGTCGGAAACAGTCTTCACAGCTTCGATCGATCCGAAAACCTCATCAGCCTCGAGCGTTTCGCCTTCGGTAGTAACGTCCACATAGACAATTTCGCCCAATTCGCCTTGAGCATAGTCCGTGATACCGATGAAGACAACGTCGCCTTCTTGGCGAGCCCACTCATGATCCTTAGAATACTTCAGTTCTGCAGGAGTTTTCATTTCTAATTTTCTTGTTGATTATGTTTTGAAAAAATGCTTTTGCAAAGTTAGTCAAAGTTTACACTCGTACAGCGAATTGCTATTCGTTGTTTTTGCAACTTTTAGTTCGAGAAAAACTATCCTGTTTTATTGGGTTGATGTTATTGGATTACTACGGGAGAAACGGATCAATGGAATATAAAATGGAGTAGCTCCCGAAGCAAATCCCCACTGCCGGCAAATGTGCCAGTCGTATCCACCCCCTTACTGCGGGCATCCGTCATCCGGATCTCGTGTATAATGTCGAAAACCTTCCTCGTCGAATACATCTTCAGCCCTGTCATATAGTCGCGCACTTGGAAATTGCGTATCGACAATGCTTTCATGATAGCATCGGGATTTTTCTGTGGCAAGTAGCAAACGATCATCAGGTTGCTGAAATAGTTGAAGAGTACGGGTAGAGTGGCCTGTATGGGGTGCTCCTTCTCATTTCTGGCAAAGTAGTGAGCGATGCGAAAGGTTTTGCCCGTTTCGCGATTGACTATGGCACGAAGGAGTTCGAAATTATTGAAGGATTTGCTTACTCCGATATGCTGCTCCACGATCTCGGACGTGACCACTCCCCTACTATCTTGTGTTATGAGAATAAGCTTGTCCAGCTCATTCATCAACTTCTCCAGATCATTGCCGAGGTAATCGGCCAGCATATATGCCACTTCGGGCGATACGGTCAGTTTCTTGCCGGCAGCAGCCGACAGGATGAAGTCCGGCATCTTATAGTCGGGTATGGTCTCGGACACGAATACTTTCCCGAGCTTTTCAGCCTTCGTATAGAAAGCCTTTCGCTTATCGGGTTTCTTCTTATAGGCAATGACCAGAATCGTAGTATCGGGGAAAGTGCCATAATGTGCTTCGAGCAAGTCGATATTGTCCACTAACTGCGCCTCCCGAACGACGATCAACTGCCTCCGGCCCATCATCGGGAAACGGCGCGCTTCGTTCGCTATATCGGCTACGGAGGTTTTGTCGCCGTAGAGGATAACCCTGTTGAAGTCCCATTCATCTACCGGCACCACGTGCGTCTCCAGCAGAGTGGCCAACTCGTCTATATAGAAGGGTTCCTCGCCGGCCAGCAGATAGAGTGGCGAGAATTGGCACTTACGTACAGAATCGACAATATCGGAATAGGAGGCCATAGAGATGAGGGGGGGGTATTACCAGTTGAAGCGAATATGCTTGATGGAAGATTTGTTCTCCCGAATGATTTCGAGAGCATCGATACCAAGCATCAGATGCTCTTCGGCAAAGTTGTCCGTTACGAGCTGATCGCTCTCTTCCGTCTTGACACCTTCTGGGAACATAGGTCTGTCGGAAATCAGAAGCAACGCTCCCATGGGAATCTTATTGGCAAATCCTACCGTCATGAGCGTAGCCGTCTCCATATCCACGCCGCTTGCATGCGTACTGCGCAGATAGTCCTTGAACTTCTCATCGTACTCCCAGACCCGCCGGTTCGTAGTATAGACCGTACCTGTCCAGTAGTCCTTGCCTTTGTTCTGAATGGCTGACGAAATGGCTCGCAGTACGGAAAAGGAGGGCAGAGAGGGCACCTCCTCGGGCAGATAGTCGTTGGACGTACCCTCGCCGCGTATGGCAGCTATGGGCAGGAGGTAATCGCCCAAAGCATTTTCCAGTTTCAGGCCTCCGCATTTGCCGAGAAAGATCACAGCCTTGGGGTGTATAGCCCAGAGCAAGTCCATGATGGTAGCCGCATTGGCACTACCCATGCCGAAGTTGATGAGGGTGACGCCTTCGGCCGAAGCATTCGGCATGGAGGTATGTTCTCCGACGATAGGTACCCCGTAGTGCTCGGCGAAGACATGCAGATAGTGCGAAAAGTTCGTCAGCAGGATGTACGGTTCGAAATCGATCAGCTGCCTCTGCGTATATCGCGGCAACCAGTTCTCAACTATCTCTTGCTTCGTTTTCATAAAAACAGACCTATATTTGTAACACTCGTTCCGAAAATTCTAAGATTCCCGAGCGAAACAAAGATAGGATGATTCAGCTAAACCTTCCTCCTTACGAACATCGTATTCGCCAAGAAGATGAGTCCATGCTCATTTTCGACAGTATTCGGCATCGCTATGTGGCTCTAACGCCGGAGGAGTGGGTGCGCCAGCACTTTGTCCACTATCTGACCGATGTGCTGGGATACCCGGCCGATCTGATCCGCAACGAAGCACAGCTACGAATAGACCGGCGGAAGAAACGCTGCGATACGGTCGTCTACGATACGAATCTGCGGCCGATCGTTCTCTGCGAATACAAGGCTCCGACAGTGTCGCTGACTCAGAAGACGATGGATCAAATCCTCTGCTACAACTTCATCTTCCGCGTACCGCTCTTGCTTCTGAGCAACGGATTGCAGCATGCAGCCTGTCTAGTGGATTACGAACAGAGCGGCTACGTATTCCTGCCCGAAATCCCTTCTTACGAAGAACTGACAACTATCATTCAATCAAACCAATAATTATGCCATTTTTAGAAGCCAATCATATTCGCAAGCGGTATGCAGCCCATACTGCGCTGGACGATGTGAGCATAAGCGTCCGGAAGGGGCGCGTCTTCGGTCTGCTTGGCCCTAACGGTGCCGGCAAGACCAGTCTGATACGTATCATCAACCGCATCACCGCTCCCGACGAGGGCAAAGTGATCTTCGACGGCCGTCCCATGCAGGCGGAGGACGTTCGCCGCATCGGCTATCTGCCCGAAGAGCGAGGGCTGTACCCCAAGATGAAAGTGGGCGAGCAGGCCATCTATCTGGCGCAACTCAAAGGAGTAAACAAACACGAAGCGCGCAAGCGGCTCACCGACTGGTTCGAGAAGTTCGACATCATGCCCTGGTGGAACAAAAAAGTGGAGGAGCTGTCCAAAGGGATGCAGCAGAAGGTGCAGTTCGTGTGCACCGTCATTCACGAACCGGAATTGCTCATATTCGACGAACCCTTCAGCGGATTCGATCCGGTCAATGCCGACCTGCTGAAGCGTGAAATACTGGAGCTGGCCGGCAAGGAGCGTACCGTCATCTTCTCGACGCACAACATGCAGTCGGTGGAAGAAGTATGCGACGACTTCGCGCTGATCAACAAATCGCGCGTAGTGCTCCACGGAGCCGTGCGCGAAGTGCGCAGGGAGAACAGCCTCGGCATTATCCGCATGGTAGTCGAAGGCGAGCTGCCGGCAGACTACCTCGGCCGGATCCGGATACTGGAGAAGACGGAGCTGCCGGGTTCCATGACGAAGCTGAGAGTGCGCAAAGAAACCACGGCGCACAACCGCGATCTCGTGCGCGACCTGCCCGAGTCGGTACGGCTCGTGTCCTTCTACGAAGAGATCCCGAGCATGCACGACATATTCATCAAGACCGTAGGCCACGGCGTAGAGGAAGAGAATCCGATCCAAGCACAACAAGAAAACACCGATACACACTGACGTTATGAACAACATTAACACTATCATACAACGCGAATACATGATTCGCGTCCGAAAGAAATCCTTCCTCGTGATGACGATCCTGATGCCCATCCTCTTCGTCGGGCTGGTCTCTCTGCCGATCGTATTGGCGCAGCTCGGAGGCGACATGAAGACCATCGCCATTGCCGACCGCACGGGAGAATACGAGCAGCTATTCAAGGAGAACGACGAATTCCGATTCGTCCATGCCGAGAAGACTGCCGAAGAATACAGGAAAATGGGAGCCGACAAATCAGGCATCGACGCCGTTCTCGAAATCCGTCAGGATTTGCTCGAGGATCCCAACGCCGTGGCCATATACGGTTACAAGCAACTGCCTGCTTCCGTAAGCAATCATATCTCGAGGATCCTGTCCGACTATCTCTCCGACAAAAAGATAGCATCCTACAACATCCCCGACATCAAGCAGATCCTCGCCGACAGCAAGATAGAGCTATCGGTGCATACCTATAAATGGAGCGAGGACGGCACCAACGAACGCACATCGGGTGAATTGGCTTCGGGCATCAGCATGATGATGATGGTAGTCATCTTCTTTCTGATCATGACTTTGGCGGCTATGGTGCAGGCCGGCGTGCTGGAAGAGAAGAAAAACCGGATCATGGAAGTAATGGTGTCCTCCACACGGCCGTTCGACCTGATGATGGGCAAAATCATCGGTATCGGTCTCGTAGGCCTTACGCAGCTCATCTGCTGGGGAGTGCTCACGGTACTGCTGCTGACGGTAGCACAGATCGCCTTCCTCGGCAATCTGTACAGCCCAGAGGCCCTGAGTCGGATGCAGGCTTCCGACATAACGGGCATGGCCTCGTCCATGAATGCAGAGGACTTCGCCGAGATGAAGGAAGTGATGAACATCATCGGGGGCATCAACTTCGGAGAGCTGTTCGTGATGTTTCTCATCTTTTTCATCGGCGGCTACCTGCTCTACTCCTCAATCTTCGCCGTTATCGGCTCGATGGTATCGAACGACGAAGACACCAGCCAGTTCATGATGCCCGTGATGATCCTCCTGATGTTCGGCTTCTATGCCGCCTACGGCAGCATGAACAATCCCGAAGGATCGCTCGCATTCTGGTGTTCGCTGATCCCTTTCACCTCCCCCCTTGTGATGATGGTGCGGTTGCCCTACGACGTTCCGCTGTGGCAGGAGTTGCTAAGCATCGGCCTGCTGTACGGATGCTTCGTATTGATGACGTGGATCGGGGCGAAGATTTACCGCGTAGGCGTGCTCATGTACGGCAAGAAGCCATCGATCAAAGAGATCATCCGCTGGATAAACTATAAATAAGGCTCTACCAACAGGAAGGGGGAAAGGGAATCCTCCCGCGACTGTAAAAAACCGAGCATAAACATCGAACCCCAAACGGCCGCCTGAAAGGTCGTTTGGGGTTTGTTCTTATATAAATCCGACCAAAAGTGCAAAAAAGAGAGATACAAGCCACGGTTTCGGCCGCGGGAATGCCATTGTTCGGTGGAGAATCTGCATCTCGGCCATGAAATGCAGAATTCCCACCGGACAATCTGCAAATCGGCACTGCAATTACTTCCTCCAAGTTGAGACCTTTGCACGGCGATTGGTGTGTATTTTGTTTGTTAATTCATTGTATAATAACGTCAGTTCGATCTAAGCGGAAATAGGAAAGTTAGGGTTTCTGATGATTTCAATATTGAGTTCAGGCTTTTTAGGCAGGATGTTGTAAGCGATGATACCGGAGATCAGGTTGGTGACAAAATTGTTGACACTGCGATGTCTCGTGTGCTCTATCTGACAGACATTTTTGAGCATATCATTGACCGTTTCGATCAAGGCTCTCTTTCTCAATAAAACTTTGTCATATAGATGCATCAGGGAGTTCTTCATGTTCTTTTTGATTTTGGTTATCATGTGGATGTCATCGACAAAGAGCCGGTCAAAAAGGTTTTGGGAAATGTAGCCTCTATCGGCAATGAGTTTGCCAAAAAGATTCTTGGTGAATGTTCCGTCTTTCAGAGGTTCTCTGTCATCACAATTGCCCGGTGTGATTTGATAGTTGATGATTTCACCCCTGTCGTTGATAACAATATGCAGCTTGAATCCATAAAACCAACCCATGGTGCTTTTGCCTTTTTGAGCCCATCCCCTCATTGTCCTATGCCCATGAGCTCGTTTGATATGACAAGCCTTCAATGGGGTGGAATCGATGAAAGAGATGCCTGTACATTGACCCAAACAACACATATTGAGAAATGCTATCAGCTTGAAACCTACCCTGCTTTGCAGCTCCACAAAGCGATTATAAGAGACAAGATGTGGAAACTCGGATCGACAAGAATGGGTGATGTATTGAAGATAAAAAGCTTTCAAATCTCGGTATCTTGACAGATGAAAAAGGATCAGGATGGTCATGACCTCACTGTCCGACATCTTAAACTTTCTATTCCTGCGTTTTTTGTCTGCCTCTTCGAGGGTCTTTTTCTTGATTGTTTCATCAAAAAGCTTGGAGAAATCATCTATGATGCAAAAAACATCAACTATATTTGTCTTCATAAAGTAGCGTTTTGTTTGTTCGTATCTTATTGATTATCAACTGCTAAGATACAAATAATTCGCTACTTTTTCAAGCATAATGCCCACGTCCTTTGGGCGTTTACCACTAATCAGAAAACAAATCCATTGGCTTTTTCTTACGTCGAACTGACGTTGTAAGCAGATTCCTCACGAATTTGGTTCCGGAATTGGCCGGAATGCGGTTCGAGTTTTCTGAGATTCACGAGCGAGAATTTTTCCGTTGTGGCGCGTAAAATTTTTACTTCCCGAACCAAAACGAAAAAATTCCCGAGCCACGTTTTTCCAAACGCCAAACCGCCATTTTTACGAACTGACGTGTACTGAATCGGAGAGGTCAAAAAAACCAGTAATCATGTCGAAACATTTGACCGATTCCGAGCGTCTTCACATTGTGGAAGAA
This genomic stretch from Porphyromonas gingivalis ATCC 33277 harbors:
- a CDS encoding DUF4292 domain-containing protein; amino-acid sequence: MLRKKFGPLGISFIVVVFFVSLLVAGCGSAHTFGSISGVGNDMEVSSPAALFANIKEHYPRQDRFSATGKAILRFDQKEVNTRIELTLVRNRGIRLVAMPFPLVVAGRAWITPEGMTVTDAINKRYVTASYSQLSELTGIELSYRAFESLFLAQLFKADGASIVASDLLLSTGAQKGHLLSYQDNRKMEYISEIGSNRRPLSISIYDPSTHYRLATTYSSFRKYGAEHNLPANLLLQVLHLGQVKGSLSLDLPKMRFTDIDETDVTPRVNTSTYRRMTLEDLSELF
- a CDS encoding tetratricopeptide repeat protein, with amino-acid sequence MEHIDAEKDPNGLSDIYSQLGDLAYEENKPEEAFANYEKALELNPRNVGVLNNYAYFLAKEGGDLAKAERMAAQCVKLLPDNAVSLDTYGWVFFLRENYTLAKLYIEKALGLAADNPDADVVEHHGDVLYMLGEKEKAMLEWKRAKEIGGGGSPMLDKKIEQGKYIPEKKK
- a CDS encoding tetratricopeptide repeat protein — its product is MRIHSIILLLFLLVISPVAGSISITDSTASKFDRYFYEGVRQREQENYAAAFDIFRYCHRLNPNDAALLSELGKLYFAIGRQEEGTRYLEQAYRLYPDNKNYGNILGAVYERQGRADDAVRLYEEMSEQFPSEDELRFKLANMYVQAGEIDKAIYIYNRMEAQNAVNAADASNYAEIRARLYLMTGQTNKALNELRRLCNRFPEVNEFRLKYAGTLLDSEKYDEAYEQLQLIARTDSTSGLYHFAMASYYLGTNEKEAAINEMIKVAADKDVAPEQKLPIILRFIGTDTDEEDAPKKEYNILLEKILASHPTEVDARLFYAELLEMQGDSIHAMEVCRPITEFAPKEERAWKFMLGRAVTGQNHTEVHRISEQARQYLPGVPLFTSTMPFPII
- the dut gene encoding dUTP diphosphatase, with product MKIKIINRSHHPLPAYATSASAGMDLRASIEEPITLLPLERRLIPTGLFIELPVGYEAQIRPRSGLALRHGITLVNSPGTIDADYRGEIGIIMINLSNTPFTIADGERICQLVIARHEQAEWVLTDELADTERGAGGFGHTGKE
- a CDS encoding 4-hydroxy-3-methylbut-2-en-1-yl diphosphate synthase — its product is MLDLFGYKRRKTSVAQIGDTPLGGDFPIRIQSMANVSTMDTQASVDQAARIIDAGADYVRFTAQGVREAANLQHIHAGLCRLGYHIPLVADIHFSPKVAEEALLHVEKVRINPGNFVEMKSGGNLTEEEAFDLGHKAVRERFGSFVEDAKRLGRAIRIGVNHGSLSERMLTRYGDTAEGMVQSCMEYLDVCHEHEFDDVVISMKASNTLVMTAAVRLLVERMDAADMHYPLHIGVTEAGDGEDGRIKSAVGIGSLLADGIGDTIRVSLSEDPEHEIPVARKLLAYIEKRNGHPSVAVPQPDRYDRDKLRRQETYAVGDFIGSKHIPIVISDRRQGDDHFDTELLPDIVLGADGRYYREDMLLENIVFRSIRQDDLTDDCLQTIEAISDTVIILESVGINPVAEWRAMLHRLELAGCRCPVILHRRYDCTDLEDLQLQASADMGAILLEGRGNGLMITADKLPSVAVNHLAFGILQATRLRMSRTEYISCPSCGRTLYNLQETVARIKAATAHLKELKIGIMGCIVNGPGEMADADYGYVGAGPGRIDLYKQKICVRRGIPQEQAVQQLIELIKENGDWKER
- the purE gene encoding 5-(carboxyamino)imidazole ribonucleotide mutase; its protein translation is MQPLVSIIMGSTSDLPIMEKAAKMLDEMQIPFEMLALSAHRTPAEVETFAHEARARGIKVIIAAAGMAAHLCGVIASMTSIPVIGVPINATLDGMDALLAIVQMPPGIPVATVGINAAQNAALLAVQMMATGDEALYARLEAYKESLKEKVVKANRELAEVKYNFKTN
- the gcvH gene encoding glycine cleavage system protein GcvH → MKTPAELKYSKDHEWARQEGDVVFIGITDYAQGELGEIVYVDVTTEGETLEADEVFGSIEAVKTVSDLMMPIAGEVLEVNPDLEEQPELVNSDPYGAGWIIKVKAANAADFDNLLSAAEYEKLIAQ
- the holA gene encoding DNA polymerase III subunit delta, with the translated sequence MASYSDIVDSVRKCQFSPLYLLAGEEPFYIDELATLLETHVVPVDEWDFNRVILYGDKTSVADIANEARRFPMMGRRQLIVVREAQLVDNIDLLEAHYGTFPDTTILVIAYKKKPDKRKAFYTKAEKLGKVFVSETIPDYKMPDFILSAAAGKKLTVSPEVAYMLADYLGNDLEKLMNELDKLILITQDSRGVVTSEIVEQHIGVSKSFNNFELLRAIVNRETGKTFRIAHYFARNEKEHPIQATLPVLFNYFSNLMIVCYLPQKNPDAIMKALSIRNFQVRDYMTGLKMYSTRKVFDIIHEIRMTDARSKGVDTTGTFAGSGDLLRELLHFIFH
- a CDS encoding AMP nucleosidase, producing the protein MKTKQEIVENWLPRYTQRQLIDFEPYILLTNFSHYLHVFAEHYGVPIVGEHTSMPNASAEGVTLINFGMGSANAATIMDLLWAIHPKAVIFLGKCGGLKLENALGDYLLPIAAIRGEGTSNDYLPEEVPSLPSFSVLRAISSAIQNKGKDYWTGTVYTTNRRVWEYDEKFKDYLRSTHASGVDMETATLMTVGFANKIPMGALLLISDRPMFPEGVKTEESDQLVTDNFAEEHLMLGIDALEIIRENKSSIKHIRFNW
- a CDS encoding type I restriction enzyme HsdR N-terminal domain-containing protein, which gives rise to MIQLNLPPYEHRIRQEDESMLIFDSIRHRYVALTPEEWVRQHFVHYLTDVLGYPADLIRNEAQLRIDRRKKRCDTVVYDTNLRPIVLCEYKAPTVSLTQKTMDQILCYNFIFRVPLLLLSNGLQHAACLVDYEQSGYVFLPEIPSYEELTTIIQSNQ
- a CDS encoding ABC transporter ATP-binding protein — its product is MPFLEANHIRKRYAAHTALDDVSISVRKGRVFGLLGPNGAGKTSLIRIINRITAPDEGKVIFDGRPMQAEDVRRIGYLPEERGLYPKMKVGEQAIYLAQLKGVNKHEARKRLTDWFEKFDIMPWWNKKVEELSKGMQQKVQFVCTVIHEPELLIFDEPFSGFDPVNADLLKREILELAGKERTVIFSTHNMQSVEEVCDDFALINKSRVVLHGAVREVRRENSLGIIRMVVEGELPADYLGRIRILEKTELPGSMTKLRVRKETTAHNRDLVRDLPESVRLVSFYEEIPSMHDIFIKTVGHGVEEENPIQAQQENTDTH